The following are encoded in a window of Arthrobacter antioxidans genomic DNA:
- a CDS encoding GNAT family N-acetyltransferase, which yields MVADGQYPEYWEADVVLRDGGTAHLRPISPSDADAVQAFHVRQSQNSIYLRFFTYKARLSTKELRRFTEVDHRDRVAFVITRGGDIIGIGRYDRLDDPLEAEVAFNVSDYHQGRGVGSILLEHLAAAARENGIRRFSAEVLPENRKMITVFAEAGYEVERHFDDGVVMLSFDIDPTRRSQAVMESREHRAEARSMAELLTPSSVAVIGASREWGTVGYALLDHLVDGGFTGRVYAVNPEAFELHGMISHASLAEIPEPVDLAVIAVPQDQVEAVVDECGRAGVKGLLVATAGYGDDDGDGLARQRALVHKARAQGMRVVGPASLGLVNTDPAIRLNASMAPGLPMRGALSLFSQSAGLGVLLYASAHRRGLGVSSVISAGNRADVSGNDAMQFWEDDPTTRAVGLYFESIGNPRKFSRIARRLARTKPVIVAKSDVTGLQLPPGHAVRTSQAPPGALDSMLRQSGVMRVETTEQLMDIAQIVASQPLPQGPGVAVFSNSSALGKVVADGVVSQGMTVARLETGLLLDTGQSVALPALASAVADALRDDAVHTAIVTTLPARGLTAEAMAACLQRCAETAGKPVIASFTGILDARVQLDGLVAAPSSGDEPATPTTPAAPAAPPEADPVRVPVAATPAGVPGRSDGAAESAADTERVLPLQRGLPCFPSPGAALAALGAVVRYAHWRSRDHGEFVDPDGVDVDAATRILAGVRARVADVELTRLTAEESAALMGCYGLHLQPSARFSSADEAVEEAGRLGWPVALKTMDENLRHRLDLGGVRLNIGEAESLRRNITLMEKVLAPFGSFGMEVQSMAPSGQACSLRAIEDPLMGPVISFGLAGDAVNLLDDWAHAVPPLSTGDIADLVRAPRASRKLFGYQGLPPADVAAIEDLVARVALLKDNHPEIARLEFNPVLVAASGLSVLSAAIDVGNPQRRTDSARRAMRD from the coding sequence ATGGTGGCAGACGGACAATACCCCGAATACTGGGAAGCTGATGTCGTCCTGCGCGACGGCGGGACGGCCCACCTGCGGCCCATCTCACCCTCCGACGCCGACGCCGTCCAGGCGTTCCACGTCCGCCAGTCGCAGAACTCGATCTACCTGCGGTTCTTCACCTACAAGGCCAGGCTCAGCACCAAGGAGCTCCGGCGCTTCACCGAGGTGGACCACCGCGACCGCGTCGCGTTCGTGATCACGCGGGGCGGCGACATCATCGGGATCGGCCGCTACGACCGCCTCGACGACCCGCTCGAGGCCGAGGTGGCCTTCAACGTCTCCGACTACCACCAGGGGCGCGGCGTCGGCTCCATCCTGCTCGAGCACCTCGCCGCCGCCGCCCGCGAGAACGGTATCCGCCGGTTCTCCGCGGAGGTCCTCCCCGAGAACCGGAAGATGATCACGGTCTTCGCCGAGGCCGGCTACGAGGTGGAGCGGCATTTCGACGACGGCGTGGTGATGCTCAGCTTCGACATCGACCCCACCCGGCGGTCCCAGGCGGTGATGGAGTCGCGGGAGCACCGCGCGGAGGCGAGGAGCATGGCGGAACTCCTGACGCCGTCGTCCGTGGCCGTGATCGGTGCCAGCCGCGAATGGGGGACCGTGGGCTACGCGCTGCTCGACCACCTGGTGGACGGCGGGTTCACCGGGCGCGTGTACGCCGTCAACCCCGAGGCCTTCGAGCTGCACGGCATGATCTCCCACGCCTCGCTCGCCGAGATCCCGGAACCCGTGGACCTCGCGGTCATCGCCGTGCCCCAGGACCAGGTGGAGGCCGTCGTCGACGAGTGCGGCCGTGCCGGGGTCAAGGGCCTGCTCGTCGCCACCGCCGGCTACGGGGACGACGACGGCGACGGCCTCGCACGGCAGCGCGCCCTCGTGCACAAGGCCAGGGCGCAGGGCATGCGCGTGGTCGGGCCGGCGTCGCTCGGCCTCGTGAACACCGACCCCGCGATCCGGCTCAACGCCTCGATGGCGCCCGGACTGCCGATGCGCGGGGCGCTGTCCCTCTTCAGCCAGTCCGCGGGCCTCGGCGTGCTCCTCTACGCCAGCGCGCACCGGCGCGGACTCGGCGTCTCCTCGGTGATCTCCGCCGGGAACCGGGCCGACGTCTCGGGCAACGACGCCATGCAGTTCTGGGAGGACGACCCGACCACGCGCGCCGTCGGCCTGTACTTCGAATCGATCGGCAACCCGAGGAAGTTCTCGCGGATCGCCCGCCGCCTGGCCCGGACCAAACCCGTGATCGTCGCGAAGTCCGACGTCACCGGCCTGCAGCTCCCGCCGGGCCACGCCGTCCGCACCAGCCAGGCACCCCCCGGCGCACTCGACTCCATGCTCCGGCAGTCCGGGGTGATGCGCGTCGAGACCACGGAGCAGCTGATGGACATCGCGCAGATCGTGGCGAGCCAGCCCCTGCCCCAGGGCCCGGGCGTGGCGGTGTTCAGCAACTCGTCCGCCCTCGGCAAGGTGGTGGCCGACGGCGTCGTGTCGCAGGGCATGACGGTCGCGCGGCTGGAGACCGGGCTGCTGCTCGACACGGGGCAGTCCGTCGCCCTGCCCGCCCTCGCCTCGGCCGTGGCGGACGCACTGCGCGACGACGCCGTGCACACCGCGATCGTCACCACGCTGCCGGCCCGCGGGCTCACCGCGGAGGCCATGGCCGCATGCCTGCAGCGGTGCGCCGAGACGGCAGGCAAGCCCGTCATCGCGTCCTTCACCGGCATCCTCGACGCCCGGGTCCAGCTCGACGGGCTCGTGGCCGCGCCGTCGTCCGGCGACGAGCCCGCAACCCCCACCACTCCCGCTGCGCCCGCCGCACCTCCCGAGGCCGATCCCGTCCGGGTGCCCGTCGCCGCCACCCCCGCCGGCGTCCCGGGCCGGTCCGATGGCGCCGCGGAGTCCGCGGCGGACACCGAGCGCGTGCTGCCCCTGCAGCGCGGGCTGCCCTGCTTCCCCAGCCCCGGGGCAGCCCTCGCCGCGCTCGGCGCCGTCGTCCGGTACGCGCACTGGCGCTCCCGCGACCACGGGGAGTTCGTGGACCCCGACGGCGTCGACGTCGACGCCGCGACGCGGATCCTGGCGGGCGTACGGGCCAGGGTGGCCGACGTCGAACTGACACGGCTCACCGCGGAGGAGAGCGCCGCGCTGATGGGCTGCTACGGCCTGCACCTCCAGCCGTCCGCCCGCTTCTCCTCCGCAGACGAGGCGGTCGAGGAGGCAGGCCGCCTCGGCTGGCCGGTGGCGCTGAAGACCATGGACGAGAACCTGCGCCACCGCCTCGACCTCGGCGGCGTCAGGCTGAACATCGGCGAGGCCGAGTCGCTGCGGCGGAACATCACCCTGATGGAGAAGGTGCTCGCCCCGTTCGGCAGCTTCGGCATGGAGGTGCAGTCCATGGCTCCCTCGGGCCAGGCATGCAGCCTCCGCGCCATCGAGGATCCGCTCATGGGCCCGGTCATCTCCTTCGGCCTGGCGGGCGACGCCGTCAACCTGCTCGACGACTGGGCCCACGCCGTCCCGCCCCTCAGCACGGGCGACATCGCGGACCTCGTCCGCGCGCCGCGCGCGTCCCGCAAGCTCTTCGGCTACCAGGGCCTGCCTCCCGCCGACGTCGCGGCCATCGAGGACCTCGTGGCGCGCGTGGCCCTGCTGAAGGACAACCACCCGGAGATCGCCCGGCTCGAGTTCAATCCCGTGCTCGTCGCCGCGTCCGGGCTCTCGGTGCTCAGCGCCGCGATCGACGTCGGCAATCCGCAGCGCCGCACCGACAGCGCACGGCGGGCGATGCGCGACTGA
- a CDS encoding DUF5998 family protein encodes MTPSLSAQWRDLDASLERAGFYPRLVADVVHDALDGREPLSHVAHLETHFERTEVHRHITVLVLTEDMLVITHVDDQQLDDAGEQVMAQISTESVPVSQIRSVVLSYLYAQPQDYKPTDQVREMTLAIAWSGGQRLDIGPASCGDPQCDADHGLTGTMAQEDIVLRVSAEADGAQAVQNAKGFARALRKVNTASPVAGGYVAAPDVTPRRQPGFGARFNRPHHQR; translated from the coding sequence ATGACCCCATCGCTTTCGGCACAGTGGCGCGACCTCGATGCATCGCTCGAGCGGGCAGGCTTCTACCCCCGGCTCGTGGCCGACGTGGTCCATGACGCCCTCGACGGCCGGGAGCCGCTCTCCCACGTCGCACACCTCGAGACGCACTTCGAGCGCACCGAGGTGCACCGCCACATCACGGTCCTGGTCCTCACCGAGGACATGCTGGTCATCACGCACGTGGACGACCAGCAGCTCGACGACGCCGGCGAGCAGGTCATGGCGCAAATCTCCACAGAGTCCGTCCCCGTGAGCCAGATCCGCTCCGTGGTCCTGAGCTACCTCTACGCGCAGCCGCAGGACTACAAGCCCACGGACCAGGTCCGCGAGATGACGCTCGCCATCGCCTGGTCCGGCGGGCAGCGCCTGGACATCGGCCCCGCCAGCTGCGGGGACCCGCAGTGCGACGCCGACCACGGCCTCACCGGGACGATGGCCCAGGAGGACATCGTGCTGCGGGTCAGCGCGGAGGCGGACGGCGCGCAGGCGGTGCAGAACGCCAAGGGATTCGCCAGGGCCCTGCGCAAGGTCAACACGGCGAGCCCCGTCGCCGGCGGGTACGTCGCGGCGCCGGACGTGACGCCGCGCCGGCAGCCCGGCTTCGGCGCGCGGTTCAACAGGCCGCACCACCAGCGGTAG
- a CDS encoding alkaline phosphatase family protein, with product MTSSAAVLGVDGFTNALGLPAARRIAVVMVDGLGMALLRKYAAHAPYLRESLPSARILSSAFPSTTAASLASLGTGLAPGQHGLVGYDVLDPAQDAVVNMLGRWDAAVDPLAWQPHPTVFERVSGHLPVVTVSHPRFEDSSMTRAALRGGAFAGAGIIHAQIDAAAEQLAAAPSMLMYFYVNDLDKAGHRWGVDSPQWLRALEDLDAALKLLARRVPSDTLLLLTADHGMVDIAAPQRIDYSEHPDLLEGVAHTGGEPRMLHLYLAPDLSAGERDALALRWHEAFGSRAWVLTRDEAVAGGYFGSVRDDVLPRIGDLLVLAREGIALIDGRRVQPTAFEMVGQHGSLTRAERDVPLITLARPAATGRPATGRPAGSRSRSSRGARRG from the coding sequence ATGACCAGCTCGGCCGCAGTGCTCGGCGTGGACGGCTTCACCAACGCGCTCGGCCTGCCCGCCGCACGGCGCATCGCCGTCGTCATGGTGGACGGCCTCGGCATGGCGCTGCTGCGGAAGTACGCGGCGCACGCCCCGTACCTGCGGGAGAGCCTCCCGTCCGCGCGGATCCTCTCCTCCGCCTTCCCCTCGACGACGGCGGCGTCACTGGCCAGCCTGGGCACGGGCCTCGCCCCCGGGCAGCACGGCCTGGTGGGCTACGACGTCCTCGACCCCGCGCAGGATGCCGTGGTGAACATGCTCGGCCGGTGGGACGCCGCGGTGGATCCGCTCGCCTGGCAGCCGCACCCGACGGTCTTCGAGAGGGTGTCCGGGCACCTGCCCGTCGTCACCGTGAGCCACCCCCGCTTCGAGGACTCATCCATGACCCGCGCGGCGCTGCGCGGCGGGGCCTTCGCCGGGGCGGGCATCATCCACGCGCAGATCGACGCGGCCGCCGAGCAGCTGGCCGCGGCGCCGTCCATGCTCATGTACTTCTACGTCAACGACCTCGACAAGGCCGGCCACCGGTGGGGCGTCGACTCCCCGCAGTGGCTGCGCGCACTCGAGGACCTGGACGCCGCCCTGAAGCTCCTGGCCCGCCGGGTCCCCTCGGACACGCTCCTGCTCCTGACGGCAGACCACGGCATGGTGGACATCGCGGCACCGCAGCGGATCGACTATTCCGAGCACCCCGACCTCCTCGAGGGCGTCGCCCACACGGGCGGCGAGCCGCGCATGCTCCACCTCTACCTCGCGCCGGACCTCTCCGCCGGGGAGAGGGACGCCCTGGCGCTGCGCTGGCATGAGGCCTTCGGGTCCCGGGCGTGGGTCCTGACGCGGGACGAGGCCGTCGCGGGAGGCTACTTCGGGTCCGTGCGCGACGACGTCCTGCCGCGCATCGGTGACCTGCTCGTGCTGGCACGGGAGGGCATAGCCCTCATCGACGGGCGGCGCGTGCAGCCGACAGCGTTCGAGATGGTGGGGCAGCACGGCTCCCTGACGCGGGCCGAGCGCGACGTCCCCCTCATCACCCTGGCGAGACCCGCCGCGACCGGCCGCCCCGCGACCGGCCGCCCCGCGGGCAGCCGCAGCAGGAGCAGCAGGGGGGCGCGCCGTGGCTGA